GCCTCTATTTCGTGGACCCGCAGGAGGAAGAGGCGAAGGATACGGCCGACGCTTCCGGCGAGACTGAAAACGGGGAGGCCGGGGAAGAAGCGGGAGCGACAGAGGAGAGTGTCATGGTCAGCCCGGCTACATCGATCAACATCGCCTACAAGGCGGCCATGTGCGCCGCCTCGTATCAGTACGACCCGGCCACGGACAGTTACCTCCATTCCATCCAGGGAAAGCCGCACAACGACCTCACCACGGGGAGCAGGGTGGCACCCCGCAACGTCATCATCCAGTACGTCAAGGTCACCAACAGCGGGCTGCGGGATTCGGCGGGTTCTCCGGTGCCGGTGTCGCAGGTCACCGGGAGCGGGCAGTGCCTCGTGTTCAGCGGCGGCAAGGTATACCACGCCACCTGGAAGAAGGGGAGCCGCTCCGTGCCCACCACCTTCACCGATGAGAACGGCAACCCGGTGCCGCTGCACCCAGGGCAGACCTGGATCCACCTGCTGTCAGAGGACATCCCCGTCACCTACAAGTAAACGAGTCCCTGATGGGGTCAGCCCCTGACATGTGACATTCTCAGCAAAGTAGACGGGGTCAGCCCCTGACATGTGACATTCTCTGTATAGGCTGGATTGCCATGGCTTTCCTCTAGGAAAATGTCACATGTCAGGGGCTGACCCCGTCTACCCGTCAGGGGAGGATGGTCCCGGACCGCACCAGCCCGGGTAGCTCCTCGAGGCTTCTCACCACCGTGCAGTCCGGGTTCGAGGACCACCCCCAGCGATCCAGGAGGACGGGATGGATTCCCGCGGAGCGTGCACCGAGCACATCGGCGTAATAATGGTCTCCGACGTGTACGGCCTCGCCGGCCTCGATCCCCACCCTGCCCAGGGCACTGCGGAAGATAGAGGCTTCGGGTTTTATCTGTCCCAGGTTCGCTGAGCTGATCACGAACTCGAGGTAGCGGCTCAGCCCCAGGTGATGGCAGAGGCCGGGGAGGCGCGCGTCCCAGTTGGAGACGATCCCCATGCGTATGCCCATCCCGTGCAGTTCCCGCATGGCGGGTATCACGTCGGGGAAGAGGGTCCAGCGGTCGCCGTTTCCGAACTCGTCGTAGAGCAGGCGCCCCAGTTCGAGGCTGTCTTCGACCCCGGCTTCGGCCATGGCCAGACCGTACATCTCGCTCCACATGGCCGCTGCTTCCTTCTCCGAGGCCCAGAAAGTGTCGTCGCTCCAGTACCTCGCCTCGTAGTAGCGTTCCGCCTGCTCCATACCGCGCCGCAGGTCCTCCAGGGGAGGGTGGAGTCCGCGGCCGGCCAGCACCTCCACACACACCT
This Actinomycetota bacterium DNA region includes the following protein-coding sequences:
- a CDS encoding HAD family hydrolase, which codes for MRQGIKAVFFDAGNTLLLPHPSVEEVCVEVLAGRGLHPPLEDLRRGMEQAERYYEARYWSDDTFWASEKEAAAMWSEMYGLAMAEAGVEDSLELGRLLYDEFGNGDRWTLFPDVIPAMRELHGMGIRMGIVSNWDARLPGLCHHLGLSRYLEFVISSANLGQIKPEASIFRSALGRVGIEAGEAVHVGDHYYADVLGARSAGIHPVLLDRWGWSSNPDCTVVRSLEELPGLVRSGTILP